The genome window TAGAAAaattctggtttaaaaaaatcaaaacatctaCTGTTCATTAAAAAAGGTCTGTCCCACATGGCAACACGAGGCCTGCACCAGATCCAGCATGTGTCACTCACACTAGAAACTTTGTTTAAGGAATCTGACAAGTGATATAAATAGGACCCCAAAACATCATATTTGTAATTCAtgcttgaaaaatataaaaaagccCCCTGTGGTAACATTTACGTTGAATTTACATTGCAGAATATAATGTTTTTACTATAAGAAAATGCAGTTAACATGTAAGtggctttaattaaaaagagtAATGATTCTTTCAGCCAATTTTATGCAAAGTTAGAATAATCCAAAATAGGGTTTTTTCTCCAAAAATAGCAGGTATAGATGCTGTTCAGTATCATACATTTAAAACAGGCTGAAACGTGACTTGTACCGACTGCTGAAGTTGTGTCTTGGTATCTGAGAATAGAAATCAGGTAGGCAAATATAATAGATTACCTTTTACAAAAATAGTAGTAGTCTTTAAGTATAGAATACTGCTTAACTGTTGAAATGTAGGAAAAGTCAGCATTCTGTATGTTCAAGATATTAGTTTTTAATAGCAGCTGAATGATCCTATGGCAGAAACCACAGAACCTAttttcttgaattaaaaaaaaacccaaaaacttaaaaataaaaacaaaaattccaAAGTTgtcctttccctcccagtgtCCGAGTGTAGAAAAGGGAaagttttcctgtatttcaagCATTTCTTGAGTCTTGGCTGAGGGAAGGGCTTTCCGGCTGACAGGAGTATAAATAGAGTCTCAGGTAAGGCTGGGAAGGGTCATTCCACAGCGAACCCACATGTTTCTTCAATGGCAGTTAGCAGCTTCTCATACAGCTTGTCGTAGCTTTCATAAGGAGGAATGTCTATTCGGTTAAAGCTGTGGAGAGACAGCAGGAAAGGCTCAGCTGCTGGCAACTTAAAGCATCACCTAGAATGCTCTGTTACACTGGAAGCAATGGCAAAGCAATACTTAGGCACAGCCAACAGAGCTTCATCTAAATAAAAGCAATCTCTACTTTTCACATCTTTACTACTCTAATGGAGAGCACTTATTGTGTCagaaaaggaggggaggaaagaaatcTATAGAGACAGCAAATTTGCCTTAATCTACAGATCACAAGAGAGCCTTGAAAAAGCCTTACCAGGTGTGAGCTTTCGGCAGATTGTTAGTGCTGGCATCAATCTGGTGTATTGTGAACAGTCGTGGGCCTGCAGCACCTGAAAATCCAGAAAGAGAGCTCTATTGCTACAGTGTTGTAGAATATGAAATGTctttgctgcagtgcagcatcAAAGTAACtaaaaccacaccaaaaaaagagaaggtagAACCTGAAATCATCAACAGGCAGCAAAACCCCTTAAACTTGCCATGTTTATCAGAGATTCCTCCCCTTCACCAACCCACAGTAACCATGCAGCTACTGCAACCACTGAAagataaacaacaacaaagcacTGATAAGGAGGAATAAACACCTGGTTTACTCAGTGCACCATGTAATTCTAACCGTTTTCCATTTAGCTTCTCTCACCCTTCCTTGAGAACAAGATGTATGCAGCTGTATCAGTCTCCATTTTATAACAGGGCTTGAGGAGCAGCCATCTCCATTCAAATTCCATAAAGGAGTCACAATACCAACTTTGACAACTTTCGTGTTCAGGCTTTGTTTGCCCACAGAAATACGTTATACTAGAAAAGCCATACCCAAACTTACAGGTCAGATGATATTAAACTGGTATTACTTCAATTACCCTTCTCCAAAGAGCTCACTCCACACAGTAAACAGCACACACATCAATAATAGGGGTTAATGTTACTTGTAACTGTTCTGACAAGGGTAAACAGGTACACAGTTTGACACAAGTCCAAACACTTATCACCATACTTTGCTTAAAAACCTCAACATTCCTAAGCTTCCAATGCTCCTGAACATTTTAGAGCTcaggacagagacagaaaatgatGGTTTCTATCTGATAACGAAGGGATTATTAAGAGGAAACAGATTTCTAGAGCAACTGGTTTTTACATGTTGCAGGTGTTACCATACATAGTATTTGTGTTCTGATGGACTCTTCTGGGTTATGATCAATGTTTCCCCTGGTGAAACAGGGTAACTATATCGTTAACAGCATGTTAACAGAGCAGCATGGGTTACAGACAGAGCTGTTACAACTGAGACCCACAGGAAGTCCAGAAGCCAGGTTAAGTAATTAAGGTGACTGCTTTATGCCTGGGCTGCCCTTGGTTATGTCTCTTACAACAAAAACAGTCAGTATTGAAGTGTTCTGGTCCCAGAGCTGTATGGGTGACAAGGACTTGTAaaagactgaaattaaaaaccagGCTTctaggaaaaacagaagaacagCACCAAGATCTGCACTGATCAGAATTTCCTGCCAGAGAAGGAAGGGCATAATTGAAACAAAAGAGCCATTAACAGCTGAATGACAAGGTGATgacaaacacacaaaccccaCTCTTTGTGATTGTTATTCACCAGACCATTAAAAATGCCCTTAAAAAGTCATTACAGCCAACCAGCCTCTTTTGCAGCTAATGTTTCTGGGATGtgtcctgctgctccttccaAGTACAGGCATTTGCAATTGCTTCCATAGCAGTTACCTTGTAGTGCCTTGAAGCCTTGCAGAGGCACCCGGGATGAGCCAGTCACGAACTGGAGCAGTCGTGCTCTCCTCTCTTCATCAAAGAACTCCACAGCTTTCCAGAACCATTTCACGATGTTGCTGTCTGGGGTACAGTGTTTTAACCTGGTATTTGCCTTCCAGTCATTCACATCGATTTTTCCCAGTCCACAAATGATGAGCTGaaagtttaaaatgtaattCAATATTTCGTTATTGGTCAATGTAAAACTGGTTCTGGAGGTTTGCCGAATGATGCATTTGAAACATCAACACATTTTATACCAAATGCAAATTATAACCTCTCACTCATCTTAAGCAATGCTGCAATataacttctttattttaatcttaTCTTTGTgcaaaatgatttttcaaatggcCTCAATTAAAATTTAACAATCAATTTCATAAGCTTTATATTAAAACTCCTTGACCTGCCAATTAAAGCAGCAGGACAGATTCTACTCAAGTATGAAAGTGCATGCATAGTTCCCGTTTGAACTTGGTATTTGTTTCTGGAGCATAGCTAAAGGTACAGTTTGGCTGGTTCAACCCCAAAAGTAACCTTGATCTTGTCATACCAGACATTTAATACAAATCACTTCTTTCCTCATGAAGAGCTTTCAGCATTTCTAAAATGGAAATCCACAATGGATCAGCTCAAGCTCAAACAGGGATGTAATTATGAAGACATTTTCTCATTACTAAGAACGTTGGACCTTCCTCTTATTTTGCATCTGCAGAATGATTCTGGGTTAACAGTATGGCTGGTTCACTGTATTTGAATGAGAATATCAAGGATAAAAGAAGAGCAATCACTGACATTCTAGTGCAGAAGCAATCATGAATAATTCATTTTGTGGACATTTTATACGGCAAAtgcctcagccccacagctaACAGACTATATATCAGATTTCCACTTTAACAAGTTTAGGATTTGCCTTCAGAGGATATTGTTTGGATGCTTTGGATCTTGACATGATGTAGCACATTTGTCAGTGACAGCACCAGACAGAACCCTTCCTCTTGCTGTATTTACAGGGCAAATCTAGTCTGGCATAACTCAGCTCTGCAAAACTACAGAGCTGcctgacagcaaaggcagtgcagtGCTGGAAGGGGGGAGAGTGAGCGGTGGGAGGTGGAAGGCACTGACAGATTACATTCCTGGCAGCACTGAATTCAGCGTTGTGGAACTGCACTGTGAGAAacacatccaccacctctgctggagcagcactgcagaccCGGAGGTCACTGCACACACTTCTCTGCAGGTTCAGCTGGGTTTCTAGGGACAAGAGAGGCTCTCCTCTCCTATCACTTCTGCAGTTGCTATGAAATGTCACCCTGAGAAACACCCTCGCAGCTTGCAGTGCAAGGCTGAGCGATGGCCTGACCTGGTAACCTCTTATGCTAATTGTATGTCTTGCAACAGCGCACCTGCAGCCCCCTAAAGCACTGGGGACCCAACTCTGCATGTTACTCAGTCTCTGAAGAATGCCTCAGGCTTTTATTGTTACACTTGACGACATAACGTAACATTAGCGGACTGACCTCTAACTCCTTCTCATCAAATGTCTTCAGCAGATGTTGTGGGATTACTTCATTAAATCCCTTCTGTAGAGCCAGAAACTGAGCTTCAATTCCTCGTAAAAAACGCCAGTTTACATAAAGCCTGCAAGCAAGAGCAAAGTGGTTTTGTGAGAAATGCGTTCAAATACAATAAACCCAACAATTTATCCAGCCCCCAAACATGGCCTTGTTGACAGGAATAAACCAAACACCATCCCTGCACCACCACTTagaaaccaaccaaccagaaaCTGGCAATTACCTCAAATAAGTAAAAGTTCAAAATAGATAAAAAACTCTGGGAAAGACATAAATGTACCTGACATATTCCTTTTTGTTGTCCTCTGTCACAGGGATGCTTTTGCCATTGGGTTTCAGTTCATGCTGAATAATTTCCCCATATGCATTGTGTTCTACACAAAACGTATGGTCCAAGACTCCTGTGATATCATTCTCACTGGTGGATAGAAATAAGCAAATGACTCAGTGAAAACATTCTGCAGACATATTACAGCCATAATTTGCCTGTCAGACATCACAACTTAGTTTTTTCAATAGCATTTCAAATTACTGCTTGGAAGCAAAAGGTGAACATACATTTTCACTATGGTATATTCTTTAAACCAGTATCAAAGTttctaatttatattttaataacgTTTTACTGTTAATAATaggcaaaattaataaaacaaaagttattaactcccctctgcccccccaaAAGCCTTGAGCATGTTAAGCTGAATTGTgcaagaaatacatttcttaaaCCGGCCTGAGCAGGAGATGACAAAacattccatttcttttcaagtaGATTTAGGAACATTATCACATGTTAATCAAGACACAATGCTAACATTGTAGGACACAACAGATAGTACATACAGTATCCAGACTAAGCTGTTATGCAGATCAGGATCAACCAATTCCATGTCATCCAAAGTAATTGGCTTCCCTAGCAACTGTTTATAGAAAGGCAACGTGAAGCCCCCGTCAATATAGTGTCCATGAAACACAGCCATCCCCATGATCCGTCCAACAAAATGGAAATAGGATAAGTGTTCCtagaacagaaagaagagacTGAGCCATTCAGCTAAATAAGAGCTCCAGGTTATAGCTACTGAATATGAAATGTAATttcaatacaaagaaaaaacaaaagagaagaaaaacccaaccaaccaaggAAACATACCCAGAGCTTttaggtttgtttggttttatgcaCCCATTGAAGATATTGCTTCTAGTCCAGAATCAAAGAAGAAGAATCCAAATAAGCTTCATTTCTCCCAAAGGAAACATAAACTGacatttaacagaaaattaagaACACATTTCAGAAGTTTCTTTGATCAttattaaatagaaattatCGTATTATTGCACAAATTCAGTCTCTAGCAATACTAATGTGAGAACTGGGCTCCTAAGCCTAGAACACTCTCCAGATGTACTGAATTTCTAGTCATAAAATGATCATTACAGAACTCATGCCACCAGTCCTACCGGGTTGACTGCAGAGTCCGGGTTGATTTGCAGCGTATAGATATCATCTCGGGAGTATTGGAAGAGACCATAATACGGATTCAGCATTTCATGTGACAATAGGTAGAGCCACtccctgaagaaagaaaaacaattcatTGTGTACTTTCTGCAATGCATTCTTACACTGAGTCTTTTCAAAACCACATGATTCTTCTAATCTTACTGTTAAACACAAATGTGGAGGAAGTTCTCTCTGAACATGCTAAGACTGCAACGTGAATGATTTTTACTTGCTGATACAAGGCTCGTTTAGGGTTCAAAGCATGGGATTGGGGTGCAGGGGAAGAGACACAGGACTGACTGTTTACCTGGCGACACCTCCATAATCAAGGCCTTCCTCCCCACGGAACTTTATCATTAATCGTTTCCACAGGTCTTTTGGCCTCATCTTCATGACTTGCCTGTAGGATTCCTGTAAACACATAACACTTCATTTTATTAACTTCTATTTACAGACAAGAAACTACTGTTGTTTATGAGAAATGGAGTCTCAGACTCTATGAGTCGGATACTGTTAAAGAAGATACCATTTTCCAAGACACCAACCAGTTTTGCAAATCACAGACTGCTACTTAGGTTTCTATAACCGTGATAGAACTTGTCAAATAAAACTGGTGAGTACATGAGCAGAAGCACCTCCTGTTAAAGTTTCAGAGGTGCACAGTGATCAGAACATGCTCCTTCATTCTCACATTACTTCCAAAAAGCTAAAATCTGGGTCAGTAAACTTTTGTTTCGCCATCAGAAAAGCCAACAGTGGAGCTTCTAGAACAGAGGCATCAATGCCATCCCAGTGAGTCTACACAATTATTCCTCCATCAGTAAAACTTCACcaaaatgcaaagagaaagctgaaagagGCAAAACAAATGCTAATTTTAAAAACGGAATCAAACAAAATATGTtagttttcatttatgtttaGTGTTGGTGCCCCAATCTCTGGCTTTGTAGAACACAAGACGTAGGTGTGCTGGGGGCCCAATGTAATCGATTCAGTTTTCAGAACAAGAACATGATTTTCACTGCTGTAGAGCAGCCTTTCCTCTCTGTCTTTAGCTGATTATGAACTGCTTTGACTGCCTCCAAAGAGGAGACCAACACAAATCTTTCTTGGCTGAAAAAAGTGTGACAACACAGCAGGACTATCCAGTTTGTGGGTGGGGTGAaaatgcagcagggatgggtggGATGGGTGATAAAGTTCTCAAGAGGACAAACTGTTCTGCACAAAGAGCCAATGTATTATAACTGTGTTCAATCAATTCAGCAGGATTATTCTGCTGAATAATGACACCAAATAAAACGCAGATACCCCACTGTGGACATCCCTGGCATTCAGAAACCTAGAAATTGTGTAAAATTGGTCTGATTTGGGGAGTTTACTTTAAAACAATCAACCAGAACTGAGACAGATGCCAAGTAATCCAAACTCCAAAGCTGACTGCTATTCAACAGTCATTTTACTTAAATTACAATAGATCAAAGATCATTAATAAAtgtttagttttctgtttgtaataGTCCCTCTGTAACAGACATTAGAGTTCTTCTATTCTAGGAAGAAGTGAGACAGTATCTTCAAATACATGAAATGCTTGAACTCATTCCTCAGTCCTGACACAGTCACATTTCCAGGCACAGGGaaagcttttcctctccttgtTTGTCACTGGTAAAACTCCAGCATTAACTCCAGACTTCATGTAACTGAATGACTTCTTTAGATGGTTATGAACAACCCTCAAAGCTAAGAAATGGGTCAAATTCTCAAATTACCTCAAAGATCTCTTCCCTAGAGACCTCGATACGACAATGGCCGGCTTGAGGTTGCTGCTGTGACAGCTCTTGCCTCAGGATCTTGAGCTTCTGCACTAGGTCTCGCTTGTACTTGGGCACAGTCAGACACTCCGCCTCATCTGGAAGCTGACACAGGGACActacctgctgctgctgctggtgctgctggtctTTAAGTTGATTCTGGCGGCTAGAAACAAACATGGCTGTTTGCAGATAGTCAAGTCAAACATCCCCTATTCAGATGTTTCTTAGAGGTTAAGTCTTTGTAACTAAACCACTTTCAATTACTATGATTATTACTGTGATTACACTAAAAAAATCTGGGCCCAGTAGAAAATAACTTCAGAGATTTTACCCTGACCAAAGACATACACTTCTGTCTTTCTTGGCAACTACCAAGTTGGTTTTAGGGTTTGTTATTTCTATTAGTACTACTCTACAAAGTATGTAAAAGGTTACGGCACTGTATAATAAGGTATTATCCATACAATTTTACTACTAAGCTGCTGACTCTGAATTTCTCAGATACCATTTCCATATTTCCTTTGCATGTTTTGCCTTCCTCCATTTTAAAACCCAGGGATCTGCCAAACACCATCCTGTAATCTACAGTCAATACCATGGCCTGTTTGAAATGGCTTGTCTGAAAAAGAGTAAGCTTACAAAAAGATGTTTGTACTGGCAGCTTGGCAAGGACCTTGTCCCTTGTACCTGGCCTAGTCTGGACCACAGGAATGTGGGAGTTCACATGTAACTAATTGGCACAGATAAACAAGTACTTTTACTAGCAAGTCTAAGAGATTTTGTAAATCTAGCTTCTGACCAGGAAAAGTAAATGAATAGCATTGCAGAGATGTCCTCTGGTGCTGGTTCTTGGGGatatttttatagctttttaGTATGGCATTTCCAAACACCGCAGgataaaagctgtattttaccTAAACCATGAGGAGTATCTCCCTGTGGAACACACCAGAATACCCTGAGTTTACTGGATAAATAAGAAAGGTTACAATACAGAATGTTTTCCAGTGGAATGTtaataaattgtttttttctacaAAGACCGAAAATATGGAAGTGAGCACAGTTTTAATGTATGTTAACATCTCAGGCTATTGTCTGCTTTGAAACCAGGTCTACCAGAAAGCTCTCCTGGCCAACCAAAACTCACCTCCAGCAGGCTTTCCCCACAGGGACATTCAGAATTGGCAATTAAAAAGGGGTGGGGGTGTTGTCAGCTTGCTGTGGTTCTGAACAGCTATTCCCTTATTTGCAAACCTTCTATTTAAAGCAATTTTGCACAAACCACCCTGAAAGGAAACTAAACCAGAGGACCAGGAAATCTTCACCAGTGGTCTTACAAGCCTAATATTTAGAAACCCCTGCAATGGCATACACTGTACATCACTTCAGCAACAGCTCAAAGCTGAAGATTAACAATACCTCTTTACTACTGgtctttaaagaagaaataatgtaCAGAAATCCTATTTGGTTACTGTGTCCTAGGATGCAGGACTTCAGAAGTTAGCTTAAACAATGTTGTTAGTTTCATAGTGTCTTCTCGTTTGCTtctctaattaaaaaataactaaaagcAAGCCCAAAACAAGGATACCTGAACGTTACTTGCAAGCTGACCACATTGGTCTTACAATAAACTACAGTTATTTTAAGTCATTCCTGAGAAACGAAGTCATTTTAATAATCTAGAGACACACACTCGATGTGGTTCCAGAATAGGGCTCTGTGTCACTTGTGCTACATGCACAgcaatttcttttcacttgtgaTTAGCATGAAATATAAAATTCACTTAAAGTATCCACTTGATAtacaaattaaagcaaaaataattgttttatcTTCTGAACATTCAAATTCCACAACAATAAGCACGTGAAAATAGTCCCTGCATATGTCTACCAGGGAAGGTGCACACGTTCATATTACCTTTAAGGGTAAAAAAGGCACAGTCCCCAAAACATAAAgcttaaagaaaatgtaaacagGGCAGTACTAGaaggacagaaataaaatgccttCCTCCatattaaactaaaaataatcaGTGCAGCATTAGCAAAACTATCTGCAGTGCTTAAGAGTGATTAAATCTAATTTCTTAGCTTGTTTTCACAGCTGAATGATTCCACTCCACTCTGTACAGTGCTTTAAGGAAGTAGCGAAGTACTTTTCAGGTGCCATAACCATCAAAACCTATCACAAACTCTTGGctaatattttaaacagaactggGTAATAATTTGATTGTTTTCATAACTTATAATGTTATCACTGGAGAAACAAACTGCTTTACCCAGCTCCATGGAAAAGCCAGTATCACTGAATGAACGTTTTATTATGCCTTTGAACCTCAACCACTATCCCACCCAAACACTAAACTTATTTATCTGTTCATTTACAGAATGAGGGGCCTAAATCAAactggttttctctttctgaaagaacAGATAAGGAGGTGGGTTTAAGGGGGTGGTGGGTGAAGCTTCCACGTATCCCGTTTGGTGCAGTGAAAGAACAGACACCAGAAAAGATGGATCAGGAAGCAGGCTTTACTGATGACACTGTTGGTTGAATTTCTGAAGCCCTTCCCTAATGAAAGACAGATGTACAAATCTTCAGCACACTGGAGCAGTACTTTAAGGAAATGCAAGGATGGTTTTGTGATTCTGGAACTTGAAAGTCCAATTGGATTTTACAGATAACAAAGCCAGCTATGGATTTGTCCTCCACAATACATGTAAAACTAGCCACTATGACCCTACTGCCATTTAAGAAGACACCAATCTGTGAAGGACAGTTATTCAAATATATAAACTCAATTTGCTACAGTTTAGGAATTGCACCTTTGTAGCTAAGAGGGTCTAAAGTTTTTCTTTGGGTAAAATAACTAAAGCCGAATTAATTTGATGAACTTCCCTGTGTTTCAAACATGAACATGCTCCTCCACcagcaagggtttttttttccaagatcaTGTTCACTTGAAACTACCAATCTAAATACAGACAAAATTAGAAAACTATTATttctaataataaataaaagaactAGAAGTGTCTGGACAAGGAGAGCTTACTTAAGTCCTGTACTGTACACAGTTTATAACTAATGATTTATCtaaacaaaatacatatttgtcaCTATTTAGACTCTCTTCTTGGGGTGTTAAATTCAAGTGTATATTGGGCAGACAAAGTCTAGCCAGCTTTTATGTATTACACAAAAGATATGTTGACCTCCTGGATATTGCTTTCcattctgtggttttgtcttttcagtgCTTGTTCCCAttatttccttcagcttttcttccaaTGACTCACTTCCTCAAAAGGACTATTGCTCCTACTTACTCCTTGCCCAGGGCTGCATGGCTTTCTACCTAAGCAACTCTTCATTGTTTCTCCCACTTAACACCTACTCAATACTTTACAGGTGTTTCCCAAGAGTATTAAAAGGTGTTAGGAGAAACAATAGAGTCAAGCTCCCAAACAGCCTGGACAAAGCGATAGCCACGTCTaggcaaaaagaaatatttgtttgcCTTTCGGTTTCCATTTTTAGTAGAAAATATCCCCGAGTGAAATGAGTGCCAAGGGAATAAAAACAAGAGCCAGAATTCTtctcagtttcccctttttAGACAGGCAGTATAAAAATGTGATATCAAAAggcaaagtattttattttattcattttgttcAATATCAGAGTTAAATTATTGGAGTTTTATTCTGAGAACATCTCAATTGGTCTTACTCTAAAACTGCAGGAAGGAACTGAATTATTTCTCCTTTATTCCAGGAGAACAGTTGGGTACTTGTGCATGCTTGCCTAACTTGTCAGTACTTCACACCACTGGCTAATGAATGCAACCTCATACTGTAAAACAAGTTCCCCATAACTAAAAGTAATACAAAGTataaagaactgaaaagaaattgcCTCTCTCGCACTTGCTGTCCCCAACTCCAGCATCACAATAGCCAAATTCCTGCCTAAATGCTGCTAGAGGTTTGCTCCCCCCACTTCCAAGACCAATCGAGCCTGTCTTCTTTGTTATGTAACAGAGTAAGTTCATAGTTTATTAAAGAACCCTGATACTACACTTTAAATACCACATATTTAAAGGCAGCATATGTCTTGATATAAAATCCAGCAGCCCTCAAGAGTCACCCTCTTTCCTCTATTACACTCGACATGCGCTGGAGACTTTAAACTTACTTTAAGACTAAATGCAAGTTAGCAGATAACCGTGGATCTGTAAACTGCGTTGTCCTGTTGTTATGGTCAACAAAATAAACTCTCCCTGTTGCTGTATTTCGGATCTCCCATCCAGGAGGCAGTGGACCAAGCTCTTCACAATTGATGTTGCTAAGATCcctatgaaaacaaatataaaatgaaaaatacctcAGCATTGGCCTCGGAGCCAAACAAGCATAAATGTAACAGAACAATTCCATGAAGTCTGAGAAAACGTATTGTTTCAGGAACTTGATCTGTTCAGCTGGAATCTCTACTCCCAAGGTGCAAGCCCAccaaagagaaaacacacacCCCAGAACACATGCAGTGGGGGGGGAAGTTCTTATCAAATAACCTTCCTTTTTACAGACTAACTTCAGATGTTCGATTAATACAggcttaaaatgaaaataaaggcCCTTGCCGTTATTTGCCAGAATGGAATTGCAGTTCTACAGCAATTCtgacagaaaacactttaaaaacaacattAGTCATGTAAGGAACTCTGAATCACACTTTATAAACtcctgcaaaacaaaactataCTTCTGAGGAGTTACACTTTCCATGAAGAGTTACGCATAGGATATGTCTGTATGGCACAGGCGGTTTTGCCCCAAAACCCCAAGTGCTGGTGGGAAGCAAACAgctaacaaaatatttcaactaAAACAGCTGAAGGATGACTCAAGCTCTGTACTGAGCAATGCAGGGATAGTTGGGCTCAAGAAACTGAGCTGATATTAGGAAGAGGCAGATTCATTCCAGAGGTTCTCTGAAAGCAAACACTgctctttaaaaatgttcttttgcaTACATGATTTTTCACATCTACAATTCACACCTGAGATACTTCACTCTGTCAAGGGCAGTTCCTTTACCAGTGTTCAGTCCCCAGATCTCACATTGTGAGAGTTGAGGGGAGGAAAGAGCTGAGGGATAGAATGGCTTAAAAAGATGCATCTGCAGAGACTCAAAAAGCTGAGAAGCCACTAATGGAAATAGCAGGCTCTGGGACTGAACTTGTGCTGCTATTACCCATACACACACTGTTGCTGAACTGGAGGGCTTACATTTATTAAATTACTGTGGTATtagcataaaaatacattttccttagAAATGACATAAACTCCATCCTCATGCGAGAGGCAGATTTTGTTCTGAGACACAGTTGTGCAAGTTTCTGCTGCCACACCTAAGAGCAATGCTGACTTAGGTTTCATACAACACCAGTACACCAGAAACTTAAGGATTAGAtcttaaagtaaataaatatatattttagagAAATCTAGTTTCTAGCTTTGTATAACAGACAAGTCTTAGCTTCCTAATGCACAACGGCCAGCGGGATCACACCCTCATGTATACAGATAACGCATCAAAGCAAAGTATATTCTTGTAAcacaaaagtaattaaaacaaatagtTTGAAAATGCAGTGCAGTGCATAAGGCACTTTATCCTTCCTAGGATGACCATTTCCATGGGAATTATCACCAGCAACTGATAAAGTAATTTTCATTATGCTTCTATAAATACATTAGAAATAATCATGTGTACAATCACGTACAATAAGTACACATGTGCATGGCATAAATAGAATTgtatcattgaatcatagactggtttgggttgcaaaggatcttaaaactcatccagttccaaccccctgccacaggcagggacaccttccactggagcaggctgctccaagccccatccaacctggccttgaacactttgtTTGGTAGTCTGAACATGGGACAATAATTCTCATGAACAAGTGAATTCAAGCTAATTCAATGATGAGACTGTAGTTCACTACAAACAGTGTCTACACATACAAGGGACATCAGCAAGATTCTCCAGGTTTCTCCTTTATCTGCTCCTCCAAAAACGATCACATATGTCTAGTCTATTTGTCACCAAGTTT of Melopsittacus undulatus isolate bMelUnd1 chromosome 11, bMelUnd1.mat.Z, whole genome shotgun sequence contains these proteins:
- the SMURF2 gene encoding E3 ubiquitin-protein ligase SMURF2 — protein: MSNQGARRNGPVKLRLTVLCAKNLVKKDFFRLPDPFAKVVVDGSGQCHSTDTVKNTLDPKWNQHYDLYIGKSDSITISVWNHKKIHKKQGAGFLGCVRLLSNAINRLKDTGYQRLDLCKLGPNDNDTVRGQIVVSLQSRDRIGTGGQVVDCSRLFDNDLPDGWEERRTASGRIQYLNHITRTTQWERPTRPACEYSSPGRPLSCFADENTPITGTNGATCGQSSDPRLAERRVRSQRHRNYMSRTHLHTPPDLPEGYEQRTTQQGQVYFLHTQTGVSTWHDPRVPRDLSNINCEELGPLPPGWEIRNTATGRVYFVDHNNRTTQFTDPRLSANLHLVLNRQNQLKDQQHQQQQQVVSLCQLPDEAECLTVPKYKRDLVQKLKILRQELSQQQPQAGHCRIEVSREEIFEESYRQVMKMRPKDLWKRLMIKFRGEEGLDYGGVAREWLYLLSHEMLNPYYGLFQYSRDDIYTLQINPDSAVNPEHLSYFHFVGRIMGMAVFHGHYIDGGFTLPFYKQLLGKPITLDDMELVDPDLHNSLVWILENDITGVLDHTFCVEHNAYGEIIQHELKPNGKSIPVTEDNKKEYVRLYVNWRFLRGIEAQFLALQKGFNEVIPQHLLKTFDEKELELIICGLGKIDVNDWKANTRLKHCTPDSNIVKWFWKAVEFFDEERRARLLQFVTGSSRVPLQGFKALQGAAGPRLFTIHQIDASTNNLPKAHTCFNRIDIPPYESYDKLYEKLLTAIEETCGFAVE